One Mycolicibacterium fortuitum subsp. fortuitum genomic window carries:
- a CDS encoding sulfurtransferase, which translates to MPLPADPSPTLAEYAHPERLVTADWLASNLGRPGLAIVESDEDVLLYDTGHIPGAVKIDWHLDLNDPNVRDYINGEQFAELMDRKGISRDDTVVIYGDKSNWWAAYALWVFTLFGHPDVRLLDGGRDLWVSHGRDTTLEVPTRQSSGYPVVERNDAPIRAYRDDVLEILGKQPLIDVRSPQEYTGERTHMPDYPEEGALRGGHIPTAKSIPWAKAARDSGQFRSRAELEELYGFLKPSGDATPETIVYCRIGERSSHTWFVLTHLLGLPGVRNYDGSWTEWGNAVRVPVAVGPDPGEAP; encoded by the coding sequence GTGCCGCTGCCTGCTGATCCCAGCCCCACTCTTGCCGAGTACGCCCATCCGGAGCGCCTGGTCACCGCCGACTGGCTGGCCAGCAATCTGGGCAGGCCCGGCTTGGCCATCGTGGAATCCGACGAGGATGTCCTGCTCTACGACACCGGTCACATTCCCGGCGCGGTCAAGATCGACTGGCATCTCGACCTCAATGACCCCAATGTGCGCGACTACATCAACGGTGAGCAGTTCGCCGAGCTGATGGACCGCAAGGGCATCAGCCGCGACGACACCGTCGTCATCTATGGCGACAAGAGCAACTGGTGGGCCGCCTACGCGCTGTGGGTGTTCACCCTGTTCGGTCACCCCGACGTGCGCCTGCTCGACGGCGGCCGTGACCTGTGGGTTTCCCACGGCCGCGACACCACCCTCGAGGTGCCCACCCGGCAATCCAGCGGGTATCCGGTCGTGGAGCGCAACGACGCCCCGATCCGGGCCTACCGCGACGATGTGCTGGAGATCCTCGGCAAGCAGCCGCTGATCGACGTCCGCTCGCCCCAGGAGTACACGGGTGAGCGCACCCACATGCCCGACTACCCCGAAGAGGGCGCGCTGCGTGGCGGGCACATCCCCACCGCGAAGTCGATTCCGTGGGCCAAGGCAGCCCGCGACAGCGGTCAGTTCCGCAGCCGCGCCGAGCTCGAGGAGCTCTACGGTTTCCTCAAGCCGTCCGGCGACGCGACTCCGGAAACAATCGTGTACTGCCGCATCGGTGAGCGCTCCAGCCACACCTGGTTCGTGCTGACCCACCTGCTCGGGCTGCCGGGCGTGCGCAACTACGACGGTTCGTGGACCGAGTGGGGCAACGCGGTGCGGGTGCCTGTGGCCGTCGGCC